One window of the Streptomyces sp. NBC_00259 genome contains the following:
- a CDS encoding HAMP domain-containing sensor histidine kinase, translating into MNRLSRLRSELGSVEISIKTKLGALVVVAVLITTGLALVAFRTGAELRYITVFAIITTLLITQFVAHGLTAPLDQMNTVAKSISHGDFTRRVRGAGRRDELGDLASTINRMADDLEAVDQHRKELVANVSHELRTPIAALRAVLENVVDGVSAADPETMRTALKQTERLSRLVETLLDLSRLDNGVVTLKARRFEVWPYLSGVLKEANLAAAQRRLSSASGSHTRKDVHLHLDVSPPELTAHADAERLHQVMANLIDNAVKHSPPHGRVTVRARRGAQAESLDLEVQDEGPGIPESEWHKVFERFNRGGVPAPHGPGSDGGTGLGLAIARWAVELHGGRIGVAESARGCRIQVTLPGIQVSRG; encoded by the coding sequence ATGAACCGGCTGAGCCGGCTCCGGTCCGAGCTCGGGTCGGTCGAGATCTCGATCAAGACCAAGCTCGGCGCTCTCGTCGTGGTGGCGGTGCTCATCACGACCGGGCTCGCCCTGGTCGCTTTCAGGACCGGCGCGGAGCTGCGCTACATCACGGTCTTCGCCATCATCACCACGCTGCTGATCACCCAGTTCGTGGCGCACGGGCTCACCGCGCCGCTGGACCAGATGAACACGGTCGCGAAGTCGATCTCCCACGGTGACTTCACCCGCCGGGTCCGCGGCGCCGGCCGCCGCGACGAGCTGGGCGACCTCGCCTCCACCATCAACCGCATGGCGGACGACCTGGAGGCCGTGGACCAGCACCGCAAGGAGCTGGTCGCCAATGTCTCGCACGAGCTGCGCACCCCCATCGCGGCGCTGCGCGCGGTGCTGGAGAACGTCGTGGACGGCGTCTCGGCCGCCGACCCCGAGACGATGCGAACGGCGCTGAAGCAGACCGAGCGGCTGTCCCGGCTGGTCGAGACCCTGCTGGACCTGTCCCGGCTCGACAACGGTGTGGTCACGCTCAAGGCACGGCGCTTCGAGGTGTGGCCGTATCTCTCCGGAGTGCTGAAGGAGGCCAATCTGGCCGCCGCGCAGCGCAGGCTGTCCTCCGCCTCCGGCAGTCACACCCGCAAGGACGTGCATCTGCACCTTGACGTGTCGCCGCCCGAGCTGACCGCGCACGCGGACGCCGAGCGGCTGCACCAGGTGATGGCCAATCTGATCGACAACGCCGTGAAGCACTCCCCGCCGCACGGCAGGGTCACGGTCCGGGCCCGCCGCGGCGCACAGGCCGAGTCGCTGGACCTGGAGGTGCAGGACGAGGGTCCCGGCATCCCCGAGTCGGAGTGGCACAAGGTCTTCGAGCGCTTCAACCGGGGCGGCGTCCCCGCGCCGCACGGCCCCGGCAGCGACGGCGGTACGGGGCTGGGCCTGGCGATCGCCCGCTGGGCGGTCGAGTTGCACGGCGGCCGCATCGGCGTGGCCGAATCGGCACGCGGCTGCCGTATCCAGGTCACTCTTCCGGGAATCCAGGTCTCACGCGGTTGA
- a CDS encoding response regulator transcription factor: MEQTHTSNNGAAAHSTASAQRRVLVVEDDTTIVDAISARLRAEGFLVQTATDGPAAVDAAEAWQPDLMVLDIMLPGFDGLEVCRRVQAQRPVPVLMLTARDDETDMLVGLGVGADDYMTKPFSMRELAARVHVLLRRVERAALAAVTPRSGILRLGELEIDHAQRRVRVRSEDVHLTPTEFDLLVCLANTPRAVLSREQLLAEVWDWADASGTRTVDSHIKALRRKIGAERIRTVHGVGYALETPAP; encoded by the coding sequence ATGGAGCAGACACACACCAGCAACAACGGCGCGGCGGCGCACTCGACCGCGAGTGCCCAGCGCCGGGTGCTCGTCGTCGAGGACGACACCACCATCGTGGATGCCATCTCCGCCCGGCTGCGCGCCGAGGGGTTCCTGGTCCAGACCGCGACGGACGGCCCGGCGGCCGTCGACGCCGCCGAGGCGTGGCAGCCCGACCTGATGGTCCTCGACATCATGCTGCCGGGCTTCGACGGCCTGGAGGTGTGCCGCCGGGTGCAGGCCCAGCGGCCCGTCCCGGTACTGATGCTCACGGCCCGCGACGACGAGACGGACATGCTGGTCGGGCTCGGCGTCGGCGCCGACGACTACATGACCAAGCCGTTCTCCATGCGTGAGCTGGCCGCCCGGGTGCACGTACTGCTGCGCCGGGTGGAGCGCGCCGCGCTGGCCGCCGTGACGCCCCGCAGCGGCATCCTGCGCCTCGGCGAGCTGGAGATCGACCACGCCCAGCGCCGGGTCCGCGTCAGGAGCGAGGACGTGCACCTCACGCCCACCGAGTTCGACCTGCTGGTCTGCCTGGCGAACACGCCGCGTGCGGTGCTCTCGCGCGAGCAGCTCCTCGCCGAGGTCTGGGACTGGGCGGACGCCTCCGGCACCCGCACGGTCGACAGCCACATCAAGGCCCTGCGCCGGAAGATCGGCGCCGAGCGCATCCGTACCGTCCATGGCGTGGGGTACGCCCTGGAGACTCCGGCGCCATGA
- a CDS encoding spermidine synthase: MEPSSRPTGHRTVDRRDGPYGEVVLRERSGPDGEIHEIIANGCFLMDTSDGRSERRLLDAAYEALDGRPSPSVLIGGLGVGFSLARAAAEPAWSRIAVVEREQAIIEWHMSGPLRRISDAALADPRTVILHTDLVDHVHNASDTYDALCLDIDNGPDWTVTEGNGNLYSPDGLAACARRLTPGGVLAVWSAKPSADFEESLRNAGFSGVRTEEIRVARGVPDVVHLAVRPA, encoded by the coding sequence ATGGAGCCCTCCAGCCGCCCCACCGGCCACCGGACCGTCGACCGCCGCGATGGACCGTACGGGGAGGTCGTCCTGCGTGAACGGAGCGGCCCCGACGGGGAGATCCACGAGATCATCGCCAACGGCTGCTTCCTGATGGACACATCGGACGGCCGCTCCGAACGACGGCTCCTGGACGCCGCGTACGAGGCGCTCGACGGCCGTCCCTCCCCGTCCGTACTCATCGGCGGGCTCGGCGTCGGCTTCTCGCTGGCGCGCGCGGCTGCCGAGCCCGCGTGGTCCCGTATCGCCGTCGTGGAACGCGAACAGGCGATCATCGAATGGCACATGTCGGGTCCGCTGCGGCGGATCTCGGACGCGGCGCTCGCCGATCCGCGGACCGTGATTCTCCACACGGACCTCGTCGATCACGTCCATAACGCTTCGGACACGTATGACGCGCTCTGCCTCGACATCGACAACGGCCCCGACTGGACCGTCACCGAGGGCAACGGCAACCTCTACTCACCGGACGGACTGGCCGCCTGTGCACGGCGTTTGACCCCCGGTGGAGTGCTCGCCGTATGGTCGGCGAAGCCCTCCGCCGATTTCGAAGAGTCATTGCGGAATGCCGGATTCAGCGGGGTAAGGACCGAAGAGATCCGGGTTGCCCGAGGCGTACCTGACGTGGTCCATCTCGCGGTTCGCCCTGCGTAG
- a CDS encoding rhomboid-like protein: MKGLGTARRAGSRETADADAGAGAHARARWLYRLARLLPHPAGTPFTFCYGLVLVATSLFAAYGDPATVAALLRGSSTDVAHLATAPPLVLVASALWIAGGLASPYALGFVLVLTALERRIGGRRTAGVFLGGHLVATLATEIPVGLWVMAGRLPETSLHRLDYGISFGLLASVGALAGLYAPVARTALLVCVSALLARDLLAYEDPLGNWGHVLALLAGVATWPLLPGRPRPLPRPRPRRQTSAGAGS, encoded by the coding sequence ATGAAGGGGCTTGGCACGGCGCGCCGCGCCGGGTCGCGCGAGACCGCGGACGCGGATGCGGGCGCGGGCGCGCACGCGCGAGCCCGGTGGCTCTACCGGCTCGCGCGGCTCCTCCCGCACCCCGCCGGAACGCCCTTCACGTTCTGCTACGGGCTCGTGCTCGTCGCGACCTCCCTCTTCGCCGCGTACGGCGACCCGGCCACGGTGGCCGCCCTGCTGCGCGGCTCCAGCACGGACGTCGCGCACCTCGCCACGGCGCCGCCGCTCGTCCTGGTCGCCAGTGCCCTGTGGATCGCCGGCGGGCTCGCCTCCCCGTACGCCCTCGGGTTCGTGCTCGTCCTCACGGCCCTGGAGCGGCGCATCGGCGGCCGGCGCACGGCCGGCGTCTTCCTGGGCGGACACCTGGTGGCCACGCTCGCCACCGAGATCCCGGTCGGGCTGTGGGTCATGGCGGGCCGGCTGCCCGAGACGTCCCTGCACCGGCTCGACTACGGCATCAGCTTCGGCCTGCTGGCGAGTGTCGGCGCGCTGGCCGGTCTGTACGCCCCGGTCGCGCGGACGGCGCTGCTGGTGTGCGTCTCGGCGCTCCTGGCGCGGGACCTGCTGGCGTACGAGGACCCGCTCGGCAACTGGGGCCATGTGCTGGCCCTGCTCGCGGGCGTCGCGACCTGGCCGCTGCTCCCGGGGCGCCCACGTCCGCTTCCTCGTCCACGACCGCGCCGTCAGACGTCGGCGGGCGCCGGGTCGTAG
- a CDS encoding GNAT family N-acetyltransferase, producing the protein MTSASITETIRAWVDGWVVSRGAAEPVGEPWGVTVDVGLPRHTTRHVLTDNSERSVREVAATARVPGRWLKVFEEQERVLEWLGPDWTPDEPGFLMTAALTRTETDVRAGHRLRTWTRDGVTRVLVTTADGAFAARGQIATSGTTAVVDQIETAAEHRRKGLGSLVMRTLQNAAVERGATVGVLGGTPDGRALYTALGWRTVAPLVSVYYDPAPADV; encoded by the coding sequence ATGACATCTGCATCTATTACCGAGACGATACGGGCCTGGGTGGACGGCTGGGTCGTGTCGCGCGGTGCCGCGGAACCCGTCGGCGAGCCGTGGGGCGTCACCGTCGACGTCGGACTCCCCCGGCACACCACCCGGCACGTCCTCACCGACAACAGCGAGCGGAGCGTCCGCGAGGTGGCCGCGACGGCCCGGGTGCCGGGCCGGTGGCTCAAGGTGTTCGAGGAGCAGGAGCGGGTTCTGGAGTGGCTGGGGCCGGACTGGACGCCGGACGAGCCCGGCTTCCTGATGACGGCGGCTCTGACCCGGACGGAGACGGACGTACGGGCCGGCCACCGGCTGCGCACCTGGACGCGCGACGGCGTCACCCGGGTCCTGGTCACGACCGCGGACGGCGCCTTCGCGGCCCGGGGCCAGATCGCGACGAGCGGCACCACGGCCGTCGTCGACCAGATCGAGACCGCCGCCGAGCACCGCCGCAAGGGCCTCGGCAGCCTGGTGATGCGCACGCTCCAGAACGCGGCGGTCGAGCGGGGAGCCACCGTCGGCGTCCTGGGCGGCACGCCGGACGGACGGGCGCTCTACACAGCGCTGGGGTGGCGCACGGTCGCCCCACTGGTCAGCGTGTACTACGACCCGGCGCCCGCCGACGTCTGA